In Lates calcarifer isolate ASB-BC8 unplaced genomic scaffold, TLL_Latcal_v3 _unitig_1568_quiver_1073, whole genome shotgun sequence, one DNA window encodes the following:
- the LOC108889464 gene encoding ras-related protein Rab-27B gives MTDGDYDYLIKLLALGDSGVGKTTFLYRYTDNKFNPKFITTVGIDFREKRVVYTASNPNGTTTGKTFKVHLQLWDTAGQERFRSLTTAFFRDAMGFLLMFDLTSQQSFLNVRNWMSQLQANAYCENPDIVLVGNKADLADQREVQEKQAKELADKYGIPYFETSAATGAEVDKAVITLLDLVMKRMEQCVDKPPAEPANGNGATKLGDAQPNEKKCAC, from the exons ATGACTGATGGGGATTATGACTACCTTATAAAGCTCCTTGCCCTGGGGGACTCCGGCGTGGGGAAAACCACCTTCCTGTACCGATACACAGACAACAAGTTCAACCCCAAGTTCATCACCACAGTCGGCATCGACTTCAGGGAAAAGAGAGTG GTGTACACAGCGTCCAACCCAAATGGGACGACCACAGGGAAAACCTTCAAGGTTCACCTTCAGCTCTGGGACACAGCTGGACAGGAGAG gTTCCGCAGCCTGACGACGGCCTTCTTCAGAGACGCCATGGGGTTCCTGCTGATGTTTGATCTCACCAGCCAGCAGAGCTTCCTCAATGTCAGAAACTGGATGA GCCAGCTACAGGCCAATGCCTACTGTGAGAACCCAGATATCGTGTTGGTAGGAAACAAGGCGGACCTGGCCGACCAGCGGGAGGTTCAGGAAAAACAGGCCAAAGAGCTGGCCGATAAATACGg GATTCCGTACTTTGAGACGAGTGCAGCGACAGGAGCGGAGGTGGACAAGGCAGTGATAACGCTGTTGGACCTGGTCATGAAGAGGATGGAGCAGTGCGTCGACAAACCGCCCGCTGAGCCCGCCAACGGGAACGGGGCCACAAAGCTCGGTGATGCGCAGCCCAACGAGAAGAAATGTGCATGTTAG